The Chitinivorax sp. B region AGGGTCAACGATGGCCAGCGCCTGGACACCTCCAGCGGCTGCCAACGCACACTGGCGCTCATGTCACCCAGCCCAAATGCCCAACGCTTCAAGCCTTGTGAAGAGTCATATTTGTATACCAATGGCAGCGAGGTACCCACGGTCAGATTGTTCCGCAGGCCATAATCCATGGTGATGGTGTTGGTGACGGTATGCGTGGCATCCCGTTCGATCTGGAAACGAGTCAACGTAACCTGATTCTGTGCATTGCTACCCAAGGCGTAGTCGATACGATCAGCGCTGATGTAGCTGTAATTCACGTCATAGCTGAAGTCAAAAGCACCCTTTTTCAGCAGGGTGTAATTCTTCTCGGTTTTCTGCAAAACCTCTTCGGCCAATTGCTTGTTGTCGACATCACCTTCCTGCTTGGCCAGAGCTTGTCTGGCTGCATCCGATGAATCCTTGGCAGGTGCCGCCGAACCAACTTTGGGGGTAACCGTCGGCACTACTGGTTTCACCTCGGTTACCACGGCCTGTGGCGCAGATACCGGTGCAGGCAGAGGTTCTGCCACGACGGACACTGCTTCACCACCTTTAGCCACGGTAGCTGCCACTTGAGCTGCCGGTAACTCATGAACTGGCTTGGCTTTTTTGCTCCCACCAGGTTCCTGTACCGCATTGACACCAAGTGGCATCCGCTTGACCGTTACCGATTCAACCAGATCGGCAGCCATGACCACCCCTTGCATTCCCCCCAACAGCGCCACAATCAGCGCAATGCCATTCTTTTTCACTGATAACGCCCCACATCTTGTCATTTCGGTGACCGCACATAGCGGCACACCCCGGTCGTCTTCATACGCCGTGAACATGTGGATTGTCATGATCAAGCCGCAAATTGCAGCTTGCCATGGCCCACTCCTCTCTTCTTTGGTTTCTCAGCGACATTGGCTGAAAATAATTATGTTTCAATAACAATCAATTAAAAAAAGATTAAATATAAATAGTTTGGCGATATGACAAATTATTTTTCCATATTACCTTATATCCAGCTTATTTTGATTTGTAATAAGTGGTGCCACCCGCTGCCTTATCCAACTTCTGATCCATGGGTACATTGAAAGCTGGCAATCTCGCCAGCACTGCGCCACGTACACGGTCTTCATCCATATAGCGCAAATCGTTGTCTGTTAATTCCAGTCGGTTTTCTATCTCTGCTCCATCTTTGGAATAAATCAAAAACAAAACATTTCCATCCCACAGATTGGAAAATTCCCTAGCTGTAAAGCTGATCTTACCCATAGCTGGGTCGGCAAGGAAAACATGCCCATCTCTCACTTCACGGAATACGACAAAATGCTTGAAACCTGCATATTGAATACCAACAATCGCAGGTTGACGTAAATCCATCAAATCTGTCAGTTCAGCCTTGAAACCAGCACTTTTATAGCCAAGTGATGCAACATAGCGCTTCATATCCAACAATGAAAAACCACGCCGCTGCACGATCTTGTCCTTTTCACCATGCTTCAGCATGCCTTCCATGACATCGACTTCCTGCAGATTTTCACTAAGGAAATAATTCAATACGGTAGTCAGTGCTGCCGAACCGCAGCTATAGTCATAAGCCTGATGCACCAAGCCACCATATTTGAATTCTGACAATGGTTTGATTTCAAGCAATTCTGTATTGTTTTTCCCAGTAAGCGTTCTGACTTCAATGACTCCTGCAGGAGAATCCTTGATTTCGGTGAGCCCTATATTAGCTGCAGCAAACATGGCCATTACCAATGTCATGAACATTTTCACCTCTTTAATTGCCTGCATCTCAGGCCAGATATTACCGATTTTCAGCTTTTTTTCAACATATTTCACCTAAAATTACAGCATAAATATAAAAACATTACATAATGTATGTTTTTCATAAAAACATATAAAATATATAATTTTTTAATTCTATTTTAGATACATACAATCTGCGATCAAAAAAAATCCATCGCAGACGTACTGCGATGGATTTGATCAACAGATCTGAACTGATTTCAGATTAGTTATGGCCCCAGATGGCAACTTTGGTACCCGCCATATCGATGCCCTTCATTTCCAGGCCACCCATGGATGCACCACCGCCAACCTTGATCGAGCCAACGCGAACGTTTGCAATGGTGCGCGGCATTTCAATCACGATTGCCTGAGTAGTAGCAGATACGTCGGCGTTGACGGTGCCGTTAGCGGCTGCGGCTGCGCCCAGGAAGTCCGAGTAAGTAATGGTTTGCGCTGCAGAACCTCCCAGCGGCGTAGCTTGGAAGGTTGCTTGTTGTAGCTCTTTTACGTCAATACGCAAGGGGGACAGGAAGATCACCGGGTTCTTGTATTCAACACCACCTGTGGTTGCAAATGCAGCCAAAGGGCCAACATAGCTGCTACGCACCTGAGTGTCACCACTACCGATGGCGATATCGCCAAAGGTCAACTGGTTACCATCATCGATCCAACTCACTTCATCGATATGGGCGCGGATGGTCAAGGCGACGCTAACACCTTCCTGACCGGTTTGAGCGCTGAGCACTTCATCATCAACGGCTGTCATGCCAGCAAATGCAGGCACGGAAGCCAGCGCAAGTGCTGCGGCGATCAGAGACTTCTTCATAGTTCACTCCTCGTTTATCAGACTAGTAGAGACTGCTTAAACCGCTCTTGGATTTCTACCCCTCTAACGGTGCACCAGTGGTCTTTGCAATTGATTTTTTTATGATTTGCGATCATCGTTTAGTGCACAAACTCTAGATTAGAGCTTTCACTCTTTAGTGTCAACATCGTTCAATAAAAAAAATACGTACTTCGACATGCATGCAGATCACCCCATGAAGAATTAAACTCAAGTTATTGTTTTATATAAAGTTAACATTGTTCGCAAATGCGAAATCCACATATACCTCTGGGGTACATTACCTTCATGCTTGCTTCGAACCTTGAACTTGTATGATCAGACCCTGGCATGCCACGATCACAGATTGCGAATTGATCCGCGCAGCCTTGTTCATCACTGACTAAATATTAAATTCCACATCCGGACGTTCGAATTGAAATGATTCAAAACCGAATGTCCTATTGCTTTTCACCCCCCCAAGAAAAAAGGCAACCATCAGGCTGCCTTTTTTATTACCTACTCAGCCTGAGGCATCCCCCCAAGCTGAAGAATTAGAGTGAAATTACATCATCACACAGTGGTGACCGGGATTTTGCCGATTTTGGCTTGCCATTCCGCCGGGCCAGTCTTGTGTACCGACGTACCTGCACTATCAACAGCCACCGTAACGGGCATGTCGACAACGTCAAACTCATAAATCGCTTCCATCCCCAAGTCGTCAAATGCAACTACACGTGAACCCTTGATCGCCTTTGAAACCAAGTATGCTGCGCCACCCACTGCCATCAGGTAAACCGCCTTGTTATCACGAATTGCATCAATGGCAACCGGGCCACGCTCAGCCTTGCCCACCATCCCCAGTAAACCTGTTTGTTCCAGCATCTGGCGAGTAAACTTGTCCATGCGGGTAGCAGTCGTCGGGCCTGCTGGGCCGACAACTTCCTCTCGTACCGGATCAACTGGGCCAACGTAATAGATGAACCGGTTGGTGAAATCGACAGGTAGTTTTTCGCCTTGGTTCAGCATGTCGACCATACGCTTGTGCGCAGCGTCGCGGCCAGTCAATAACTTGCCGTTCAACAACAGAATTTCGCCTGGCTGCCAGCTTGCCACCTCAGCCGGTGTAACCTTATTCAGATCAACTCGGCGTGCTTGTTCAGAAGGTGACCAGGATACGGCCGGCCAGTCTTCCAGTTTAGGAGGTGTCAACTTAGCAGGACCCGATCCATCCAATACGAAATCCACGTGACGGGTCGCTGCGCAGTTGGGAATCATCGCAATCGGCAACGATGCAGCGTGAGTCGGATAATCCAGAATCTTGACATCCAGCACTGTGGTCAGGCCACCCAGGCCCTGTGCACCGATACCCAGCGCATTGACCTTTTCATACAACTCGATGCGCAGCGCTTCCACCCGGTTCTGTGGGCCGCGTGCGATCAGATCCTGAATATCGATGTGATCCATCAATGATTCCTTGGCCAGCAACATGGCCTTCTCTGCCGTGCCACCGATACCAATGCCAAGCATTCCCGGTGGACACCAGCCTGCACCCATCAGTGGCACAGTCTTCAATACCCAGTCCACAATACTGTCGGACGGGTTGAGCATGGCAAACTTGGATTTGTTCTCGGAACCACCACCCTTGGCGGCGATCTTGACTTCGATCTTGTCGCCAGGAACCAGATCAAAATGCACGACGGCAGGGGTATTGTCTCGAGTATTCTTACGGCTGCCAGCCGGGTCCATCAGTACTGATGCGCGCAGCTTGTTATCTGGGTCATTATAGGCACGACGTACACCTTCATTGACCATCTCCTGAATGGACATGGTACAGGACTCCCACTTCACATCCATGCCTACCTTGATGAAGGCACAGACGATACCAGTATCCTGACAGATTGGGCGATGGCCCTCCGCACACATGCGGGAATTGGTCAGAATCTGTGCGATGGCATCCTTCGCTGCCGGTGAAGCTTCACGCTCGTAAGCCTCGCCCAAAGCCTGGATGTAATCTATCGGATGATAGTAGGAGATGAACTGCAGGCTATCGTAAATGCTGTCGATGAAATCTTGCTGACGAATGACGGTCATGTGCTGCCTCGGTAAATACAAGGAAGGAAAAGACCAGAAGTCTAGCAGATTCGTACCTATGCAAGAACGACGAACGGGCCGACTTGGCCCGTCGCAGCATCATGAATCGCCATGATTCATTACTGGGCTTTGGTGGCCAACTCCTTCGGCTTACCCCCTGCTTTGGCATACCATTTTTCAGCCAGTGCCATATCCTTGCTCACCATTTTCCCTTGCTCATGGATTTGCGCAAGGGCCAACATGGCACCACGATGCCCGCCTTCAGCGGCACGGTTCAACAGCTTCAAGGCAGAATCCAGCTGACCAGCACCCAAGATCAGTTTGCTCAATTGGTATTGAGCCTCAGCATCACCTAGTGTTGCCGCTTTACCAAAATATTCGCCAGCCTTGGCACCATCTGGCTTGATCGCTGGAATCCGACCATCAAGGTAGAACTGCCCCATCATCCGCAATGCTTCGGCATCATTGGCCGCCGCTGCTTTTTGAATCAATTCGACCGCTTTATCCGCATTTGCCGCCACCCCTTGTCCCAACAGATACAGCATGGCCAGATTCTTCGTGGATTTGACATCGCCCTGTGACGCAGACTGCTCCCATTCTTTGAATGCTGTCCCATAATCCTTGCCTCGGTATGCATTCAGGCCTTTTTCATAATCAGCTTGCACAAGACCCGAAGTCAATATCGCAATCAATGCCATTAAGTAACGACTCTGCTTCACATCCATTCCTTCTCGAGTAGTGATCAAGCCGCTTGGCTGGGCTTTTCAGAAAAGATAGAGCAAAGATTCTAGATAGCACACCATTCGGTGTCAACGCGCCGTTTACGGTTGCAAGGAAGCAAGTGAAGCAAGGCGATTCAATAAATGCACTAATGTATGTCAATCATCCGAGCTTAATTCAAACCGACTACTTGCCTTTTGCCTTGGTAGGCGGTCGACGTTCCAGCTCACTGAACACTTCGTGATTGATGCGTTCGATGACCCCATTTTTTTCCAGTCGTCGCATCACTTCAGTCAACTGGGGAATTAACGCCTCATGCTTCTTATGAACGTAATGAAAAACCGGGAAACTGGCCAACGCTGGCATCAACTGGGTGATATCCGTCATGCCTTTTTGTTGCTGCATCGCCACGCCAGACAAGCGATTGACCAGCACCAGATCTGAGCGTCCTAATTCCAGCTTATCAAATGCTTGGCTAAGTGTAGGTACAGGCTCAATCTTCATGCCAACCGTATTGGCCTCAACAATCTTGATGCCTTTCACAAACCCCAGTCGGTAGGGCCGCAGGCTTTCCCATCCATTTAACTGGAAAGGCGTACATTTGCAGAAAGCCACAATCTCATAACGCATCAACATGACCGGGATGATTCGTAGATTGGCATACTGCTGCTCCATCCCCAGCTTGCGGTAAAGCTCACCATCCGTGCTGCCAACATTGGCACTCACCAATGAACGCTCACCAGGCATTTTGATGACGTTAAGCGTAATCCCGAGTTCAGCATAAGCCTCGGTCAAAATCCTGGTTGCAACCGTCGTGGCAGGATCTGGCTCAAGCAGCGTCGACACCTCCATGACTTGACTGGCAAAGCTCCGCCATGGAATGACCCAGATACCAATCAGCATGAAACAACACGCCCACCTCGTCATTGGTACACCTGACGGAATGACACCGAATCCCCGGCGGCCGGGGAACGCAAGCACAATGTGCCCTGTTGATTGATCCACCTCGGCGCTCAGGTTCTGCTGATCTGATATCACCTACCGGACCACGGCTGACATGAACCCAAGTATCAGTTCAGCCTGCCAACATTAGCAGTATAGATAAGACGCATACGAATATGCCGTGGCAAGCGAGAATACAGTGAAGCAAGGCAAGCGGCAGCAGAGCAAAGGGTATGGCTGGTGCTGAGACTGGGTATTGGTCACGGTTACCAGCAGCTCAGCCAGTACACCACTTAACCCACATCTGGCGATATGCGGCCTCGACAGCCCGGGTAAATCCAGACCCGTCAAATAGTGGCGAACTGGCCGCCTGAGTCGGCAACGTTGCTCGCAATTCCGACAAATGATGCAGATCACCGGCGAGCTTAATAGCAATTTCAGCAGCCTGCTCGGTATTCGCGCCAACCCACTCCGGGTGGCCAATGGCATTCAGATTATGGAATGAAGCTCGGGTAGTAGGGTGCAACCCAGTGAGCGAGACAACCGGTACACCCATCCGAACCGACATGGCCGTTGTCGTAGACCCAGTATAGGGGAATGTGTCCAGCTGGATATCAACCTCCTGATGCAATACCAGAAAAGCCTGCAGACCACGGGCTCGCTCCAGCCGAATGCGACAGTCATCAATGCCTGCATCGGCCAGTTTGCCCAATAGCCTGTCAACTTGCGGTGTGCGACGACCATCGGTTGGCAAAACTGTCAGCATCAGCTGGCTATTGGGGACACGGTTCAATACGGCAGCCCAGAATTGGATGCTGATATCGCTCATTTTGGCAAGGCGGTTGAAAACGGCAAAGGTGATATGGCCATTTCGCAGAGCGGGTAACGGCCCCGCTACCGGGTAATCTTCATCTTGAGTGAGGACGCTGGTCACACGTGGTAAACGCCACAGCGCTTCTGTATGAAAGCACTCGGTTGTCCCTAGTGGATCCAGACTTGCATCGGTCAGGCGATAATCAATACGTGTCAAACCGGTGGTGGTGGGCATCCCCCCCCAACTGACCTGAATGGGGGCCGGTTTGCGAGCAAATACTGGCAATCGATGTCCACTGGTATGTACTGAACAATCCACCAGGATATCGATACGATCATCAACAATTAGCGCCGCCAACTGACTGTCGCTCATGGCCTCCACATCTCGCCACACATCGGCCAATTGCATGAACTGTCGAGTGGTGTCATCAATGCCACGTTTGGTGTAGTAACAAACAATATCGAACTGAGCGTGATCATGTCCACGAAACAGCGGTAACGCCCATTGTGCAAAAGCATGCAGGCAAAAATCACCGGAGACGTAACCAATGCGCAGTTTCCTGCCTGTCTGCTTATCCAGTATTTCATAACTTGGCGCCTGATGACGCAATTCCAGCAATTGACCATAGTGGCGATGCAGCTCGAAGCTGGCTTGTGGTGTCACCACGTCCATATAGGTACTGTGAAAACAATAGTGGGAGAGTATGTCCAGATTGTCCGGTTCTTGCGCCAAGGCTTGCTCATATGCTGCCACTGACGCCACATAGTCACCCATTGAAGCCAGCAGAACAGCCTTTCGACCTAGCATGGCAGCCGTAGGTACCCGCTGCAGGATCTGGTCGAGTGCAACATAGGCAGCATGAAAATCACGACGATCATTAAAGATCGCATAGCGCACTTCCTGTGCATTCAAATTGTTTTTGTCGATTTCCAACGCATTGCCGGTCGCCTTCAACGCGGCTTCATTCTGACCTGCCGAGCGGTAAACCTTGGCCAGCGCCACATGCCATTCAGCATCGCTACGCTTGCCTGGAATGGCTTTTTCAAATGCAGCCATTCCCTTTTTTATGTCTCCGGCGCTACAAAAAGCCACCCCCAATGCCCGGAACAAATCCTGATCCTTCGTAAGCATTTTGGCCGCCAGTTGCAGGTAACGAATCGCCTCTTTCCATCGCTTGAACAAAATCAGCAACAGCCCCAGATCTCTGGCAACGGCAGGGTGATCAGGCAAAACAAGCCAAGCATGATTGAACCATGTCAGTGCCTGCTCAAACGCACCTTGTGAATAATAAACCCGCCCCTTTTCCAGCATGGCGGCCCCCTGCTCAGGGGACTGCATCAAGGCTTCATCCAGAAACTGATGGGCAGTGCGATACTTGTGCATCCGATGCGCCACCACCGCCATGAAGTAGGAGCACATTGGATCCTGTGGCGCCAAGGTATGTGCCTTGGTGGCCAGCACGGCCGCTTCTGCCACGCGGCGCTCGGCCAGCGCTGTCTGAACCTGAGTAAATAGAGTGGTGAGCTGTGTCATGACATTCAAGGCCCCGATAGCGATCTTATGCATACCTGAATGGCCCCATCCCAATATGAACAACATTGGCACCAAGAACAGAGCGGCTACTCACAGTCCAAGCCACATGCCTGCTCATTTCAGGTTTTACTGGGCAGCCATTATACACAGCCACTAGAGCTTATACTCCACTCCCATCAGCTCAATGTGATACCGTGTGATGTGCCAATTGCTCACGTGCCAAATCTCCTAGGCGTTGCAACACGGCTTCAACCTTGGCCGACCAACGCAATCCACAATTGATGCGCAAACAATGGCGGTAAGCATCCTGATTGGCGGAGAATAGAGCCCCTGGGGCAAACGGAATGTCTTCCACAATCGATTTACGCAACAACGCAACGCTGTCAAAACCCTTGGGAAACTCGAGCCACAGTACGTAGCCACCTTGCGGTACCGTCAATCTCGTACCACTTGGAAAGTAACGCAGCACTGTTTCAGCATACTTATGTAGTTGCCCCTCCACTGATCGCCGTAACTTGCGCAGGTGGTGGTCATACCCGCCACTTTCCACGAACTGTGCCAATGTCAGTTGCAAGATCTCTGGTGTCGACATTGAACTGATCATTTTCAGGTTCTGTACTGCAGCGTAATACCGTCCGGGCGCCACCCAGCCAATCCGGAACCCAGGTGCCAGCACTTTGTTGAATGAAGAGCAGTACAGCACATTGCCGGAGGTATCAAACGCCTTGGCCGGCCAGGGGCGCTGGTCACCAAAATGGAAATCACCATAGATATCGTCTTCGATCAGTGGGACACGACGGTTGGCCAACAACTCAACCAATCGGCGCTTGTGCTCGTCCGGCATCAGGCTGCCCAGTGGATTGGAAAAGTTGGAAACCACCACCACTGCCTTGACGTCACTGGTTCGCATCGCCAACTCCAGTGCATCCAGCGAAATTCCCGTAACAGGGTGGGTAGGGATTTCCAGGGCTTTGAGCTTGAAACTTTCCAGTTGCTGCAATAACCCGAAATAAGCGGGCGATTCGATCGCCACCACGTCACCAGGTCGTGTTACGGCTTGCAGACACAGATTGAGCGCTTCGATACAGCCATTGGTGATAATCAGATCATCCGGCCGTAATTGCCCACCCCACTCCAGGGAACGGCGGGCAATCTGCCGCCGCAATTGCGGGTTACCGGGCGGAAAAGCGTACGAACCAATCATGCGGGCATGGCGTCGTGCCGTCGATGACAAAATACGCTGCAGCGCCTGATTGGGGAACAGTTCCGGATCAATCGCCGCACACCCCAGACCAGCCCCTTCTCCACGTTGTGATAGATACAGAATCTGCCAACGCAATTCATCGATTTCGACCTCACAGGGTACTGTTGGCGGTTGGCTGATGGTGGGCTCACGCCACTGGTTGAGCGGACGACGTACAAAAAAGCCGGCCTGAGGTCTAGCCTCGATCAAACCACGGTCTTCCAGTACACGAAATGCCTGGATCACGGTCGATAAGCTGACATCCCGCTGATTCGACAACTTCCTGATCGATGGCAGTTTATCGCCCGTCTTCATCGCCCCACTGGCAATCATGCCGGCAATCTCGCTTGCCAATGATTCATACAACAATCCCGATTTTTCCATACTCATCACATCTCTCCACCTGGCAGCGTGGTGATAACGCCCACACCCGGCCAGTA contains the following coding sequences:
- a CDS encoding transporter; amino-acid sequence: MFTAYEDDRGVPLCAVTEMTRCGALSVKKNGIALIVALLGGMQGVVMAADLVESVTVKRMPLGVNAVQEPGGSKKAKPVHELPAAQVAATVAKGGEAVSVVAEPLPAPVSAPQAVVTEVKPVVPTVTPKVGSAAPAKDSSDAARQALAKQEGDVDNKQLAEEVLQKTEKNYTLLKKGAFDFSYDVNYSYISADRIDYALGSNAQNQVTLTRFQIERDATHTVTNTITMDYGLRNNLTVGTSLPLVYKYDSSQGLKRWAFGLGDMSASVRWQPLEVSRRWPSLTLNGSLRMPTGISPYEIVAGKELSTGSGTWGASFSGNVSKVIDPVVLYGSFGYGMSFKKTGLNQVRGNENRRITAVKPGNSISFGAGFGYALSYDVALNVSTSLSWNKESVLTFNDGTSIKLDMETSGTLNFGLSWRLDPKYTLGFNVGIGMTNESPDFQMGLNLPLSF
- a CDS encoding C39 family peptidase; this translates as MKYVEKKLKIGNIWPEMQAIKEVKMFMTLVMAMFAAANIGLTEIKDSPAGVIEVRTLTGKNNTELLEIKPLSEFKYGGLVHQAYDYSCGSAALTTVLNYFLSENLQEVDVMEGMLKHGEKDKIVQRRGFSLLDMKRYVASLGYKSAGFKAELTDLMDLRQPAIVGIQYAGFKHFVVFREVRDGHVFLADPAMGKISFTAREFSNLWDGNVLFLIYSKDGAEIENRLELTDNDLRYMDEDRVRGAVLARLPAFNVPMDQKLDKAAGGTTYYKSK
- a CDS encoding DUF6160 family protein: MKKSLIAAALALASVPAFAGMTAVDDEVLSAQTGQEGVSVALTIRAHIDEVSWIDDGNQLTFGDIAIGSGDTQVRSSYVGPLAAFATTGGVEYKNPVIFLSPLRIDVKELQQATFQATPLGGSAAQTITYSDFLGAAAAANGTVNADVSATTQAIVIEMPRTIANVRVGSIKVGGGASMGGLEMKGIDMAGTKVAIWGHN
- a CDS encoding fumarate hydratase, with product MTVIRQQDFIDSIYDSLQFISYYHPIDYIQALGEAYEREASPAAKDAIAQILTNSRMCAEGHRPICQDTGIVCAFIKVGMDVKWESCTMSIQEMVNEGVRRAYNDPDNKLRASVLMDPAGSRKNTRDNTPAVVHFDLVPGDKIEVKIAAKGGGSENKSKFAMLNPSDSIVDWVLKTVPLMGAGWCPPGMLGIGIGGTAEKAMLLAKESLMDHIDIQDLIARGPQNRVEALRIELYEKVNALGIGAQGLGGLTTVLDVKILDYPTHAASLPIAMIPNCAATRHVDFVLDGSGPAKLTPPKLEDWPAVSWSPSEQARRVDLNKVTPAEVASWQPGEILLLNGKLLTGRDAAHKRMVDMLNQGEKLPVDFTNRFIYYVGPVDPVREEVVGPAGPTTATRMDKFTRQMLEQTGLLGMVGKAERGPVAIDAIRDNKAVYLMAVGGAAYLVSKAIKGSRVVAFDDLGMEAIYEFDVVDMPVTVAVDSAGTSVHKTGPAEWQAKIGKIPVTTV
- a CDS encoding tetratricopeptide repeat protein, encoding MDVKQSRYLMALIAILTSGLVQADYEKGLNAYRGKDYGTAFKEWEQSASQGDVKSTKNLAMLYLLGQGVAANADKAVELIQKAAAANDAEALRMMGQFYLDGRIPAIKPDGAKAGEYFGKAATLGDAEAQYQLSKLILGAGQLDSALKLLNRAAEGGHRGAMLALAQIHEQGKMVSKDMALAEKWYAKAGGKPKELATKAQ
- a CDS encoding transporter substrate-binding domain-containing protein — protein: MLIGIWVIPWRSFASQVMEVSTLLEPDPATTVATRILTEAYAELGITLNVIKMPGERSLVSANVGSTDGELYRKLGMEQQYANLRIIPVMLMRYEIVAFCKCTPFQLNGWESLRPYRLGFVKGIKIVEANTVGMKIEPVPTLSQAFDKLELGRSDLVLVNRLSGVAMQQQKGMTDITQLMPALASFPVFHYVHKKHEALIPQLTEVMRRLEKNGVIERINHEVFSELERRPPTKAKGK
- a CDS encoding glycosyltransferase family 41 protein, whose translation is MHKIAIGALNVMTQLTTLFTQVQTALAERRVAEAAVLATKAHTLAPQDPMCSYFMAVVAHRMHKYRTAHQFLDEALMQSPEQGAAMLEKGRVYYSQGAFEQALTWFNHAWLVLPDHPAVARDLGLLLILFKRWKEAIRYLQLAAKMLTKDQDLFRALGVAFCSAGDIKKGMAAFEKAIPGKRSDAEWHVALAKVYRSAGQNEAALKATGNALEIDKNNLNAQEVRYAIFNDRRDFHAAYVALDQILQRVPTAAMLGRKAVLLASMGDYVASVAAYEQALAQEPDNLDILSHYCFHSTYMDVVTPQASFELHRHYGQLLELRHQAPSYEILDKQTGRKLRIGYVSGDFCLHAFAQWALPLFRGHDHAQFDIVCYYTKRGIDDTTRQFMQLADVWRDVEAMSDSQLAALIVDDRIDILVDCSVHTSGHRLPVFARKPAPIQVSWGGMPTTTGLTRIDYRLTDASLDPLGTTECFHTEALWRLPRVTSVLTQDEDYPVAGPLPALRNGHITFAVFNRLAKMSDISIQFWAAVLNRVPNSQLMLTVLPTDGRRTPQVDRLLGKLADAGIDDCRIRLERARGLQAFLVLHQEVDIQLDTFPYTGSTTTAMSVRMGVPVVSLTGLHPTTRASFHNLNAIGHPEWVGANTEQAAEIAIKLAGDLHHLSELRATLPTQAASSPLFDGSGFTRAVEAAYRQMWVKWCTG
- a CDS encoding PLP-dependent aminotransferase family protein, yielding MSMEKSGLLYESLASEIAGMIASGAMKTGDKLPSIRKLSNQRDVSLSTVIQAFRVLEDRGLIEARPQAGFFVRRPLNQWREPTISQPPTVPCEVEIDELRWQILYLSQRGEGAGLGCAAIDPELFPNQALQRILSSTARRHARMIGSYAFPPGNPQLRRQIARRSLEWGGQLRPDDLIITNGCIEALNLCLQAVTRPGDVVAIESPAYFGLLQQLESFKLKALEIPTHPVTGISLDALELAMRTSDVKAVVVVSNFSNPLGSLMPDEHKRRLVELLANRRVPLIEDDIYGDFHFGDQRPWPAKAFDTSGNVLYCSSFNKVLAPGFRIGWVAPGRYYAAVQNLKMISSMSTPEILQLTLAQFVESGGYDHHLRKLRRSVEGQLHKYAETVLRYFPSGTRLTVPQGGYVLWLEFPKGFDSVALLRKSIVEDIPFAPGALFSANQDAYRHCLRINCGLRWSAKVEAVLQRLGDLAREQLAHHTVSH